Proteins from a genomic interval of Blastocatellia bacterium:
- a CDS encoding FHA domain-containing protein translates to MRFTEVVMKEYIIINHLIGSKAGQVEGFLVSTYSEITIGRDSSSVLKFDKNKDIMISSRHAKITISNNPRQFSLLDLDSRNGTFINKRRAIGVTKLKLGDIIQAGLDGPAFEFDLNPRPNLPDIPSTGQLKRIVLQHLSGSRINQSDFISLNDFRELVIGRGTTSMIKYDQYQEYMLSREQIKITPDLKHSGQFIITDLDSKNGTFLNNAKLLGSAPIKSGDTVTFGGDGPSFLFKIR, encoded by the coding sequence ATGAGATTTACTGAAGTAGTTATGAAGGAATACATAATCATCAACCATTTAATTGGCTCAAAAGCTGGTCAAGTTGAAGGGTTCTTAGTTAGTACTTATTCAGAAATAACTATTGGTAGGGATTCTTCCTCTGTACTTAAATTTGATAAAAATAAAGATATTATGATCTCTTCTCGTCATGCAAAAATTACTATTTCTAATAATCCTCGCCAATTCTCTTTGCTAGATCTTGATAGTCGTAATGGTACTTTTATTAATAAGCGTAGGGCTATTGGAGTCACAAAATTAAAATTAGGAGATATTATTCAAGCCGGTTTAGATGGCCCAGCCTTTGAATTTGACTTAAACCCTCGTCCAAATTTACCTGATATTCCCAGCACTGGACAACTAAAACGAATTGTCCTACAACACTTATCAGGCTCAAGAATTAATCAATCAGACTTTATTTCATTAAATGATTTTCGAGAGTTAGTTATAGGTCGTGGCACTACCTCTATGATTAAGTATGATCAATATCAAGAATATATGCTCTCAAGAGAACAAATTAAAATAACTCCTGATCTTAAACACTCTGGACAATTTATTATTACAGACTTAGATAGCAAAAATGGGACTTTCTTAAATAATGCTAAGCTATTAGGCTCTGCTCCAATAAAATCTGGAGATACAGTAACTTTTGGTGGTGATGGCCCAAGCTTTTTATTTAAGATACGTTAA